In Deltaproteobacteria bacterium, a single genomic region encodes these proteins:
- the guaB gene encoding IMP dehydrogenase: MINRDELKLGLTFDDVLLVPAESEVLPKQVELGTKLTRKITLNIPLLSSAMDTVTEARTAIAMAQEGGIGIVHKNLPPADQAREVSRVKKFESGLVQDPVTIDPEARLSHAVELMRTHNISGIPVVKGGRLVGILTNRDLRFEKNLEQTVGAVMTKELVTAREGVQMDEAKDLLHKNRIEKLLVVDSEFRLKGLITVKDVEKTRTHPYAAKDAQGRLLCGAAVGAGDYEERVEALVRAGVDVVCVDTAHGHSQGVLDAVRVLKKRWPELQLIAGNVATGEGTKALIDAGADAVKVGIGPGSICTTRVVAGVGVPQISAVDESARVAMAAGVPIISDGGIKYSGDIVKALAAGASTVMIGSLFAGCEEAPGDVILYQGRSYKAYRGMGSLGAMKKGSKDRYFQGDVDEDLKLVPEGIEGRVPYKGPLAMIVFQMLGGLRAGMGYLGCKTISELQQKARFMRISQAGLRESHVHDVIITQEAPNYRVES; this comes from the coding sequence ATGATCAACCGCGATGAGTTGAAGCTCGGCCTCACCTTTGACGATGTCCTGCTCGTGCCTGCCGAGAGCGAGGTCCTGCCCAAGCAGGTGGAGCTCGGCACCAAGCTCACCCGGAAGATCACCCTCAACATCCCGCTGCTCTCCTCGGCCATGGACACCGTGACCGAAGCCCGCACCGCCATCGCCATGGCGCAGGAGGGCGGCATCGGCATCGTCCACAAGAACCTCCCGCCCGCCGACCAGGCGCGCGAGGTCTCCCGGGTGAAGAAGTTCGAGAGCGGCCTCGTTCAGGATCCCGTCACCATCGATCCCGAGGCGCGGCTCAGCCACGCCGTCGAGCTCATGCGCACCCACAACATCAGCGGCATCCCCGTCGTCAAAGGCGGCCGCTTGGTGGGCATCCTCACCAACCGCGACCTGCGCTTCGAGAAGAACCTCGAGCAGACCGTGGGCGCCGTGATGACCAAGGAGCTCGTCACCGCCCGCGAGGGCGTGCAGATGGATGAGGCCAAGGACCTCCTCCACAAGAACCGCATCGAGAAGCTGCTCGTCGTCGACAGCGAGTTCCGGCTCAAGGGCCTCATCACCGTCAAGGATGTGGAGAAGACGCGCACCCACCCGTACGCCGCGAAGGACGCGCAGGGCCGCTTGCTCTGCGGCGCCGCGGTCGGCGCGGGCGACTACGAGGAGCGCGTGGAGGCGCTCGTTCGCGCGGGCGTGGACGTCGTCTGCGTGGACACCGCGCACGGCCATAGCCAGGGCGTCCTCGACGCGGTCCGGGTGCTCAAGAAGCGCTGGCCGGAGCTGCAGCTCATCGCCGGCAACGTGGCCACGGGCGAGGGCACCAAGGCGCTCATCGACGCCGGCGCCGACGCGGTGAAGGTCGGCATCGGCCCGGGCTCCATTTGCACCACGCGCGTGGTCGCGGGCGTGGGCGTGCCCCAGATCAGCGCCGTCGACGAGAGCGCGCGCGTGGCCATGGCCGCGGGCGTGCCCATCATCAGCGACGGCGGCATCAAGTACTCCGGCGACATCGTCAAGGCGCTCGCCGCGGGCGCGAGCACCGTGATGATCGGCTCGCTCTTCGCGGGCTGTGAAGAAGCGCCCGGCGACGTCATCCTCTACCAGGGCCGCAGCTACAAGGCGTACCGCGGAATGGGCTCGCTCGGCGCGATGAAGAAGGGATCCAAGGATCGCTACTTCCAGGGCGACGTCGACGAGGATCTCAAGCTCGTGCCCGAGGGCATCGAGGGCCGCGTGCCGTACAAGGGCCCGCTGGCGATGATCGTCTTCCAGATGCTGGGCGGTCTGCGAGCCGGAATGGGCTACCTGGGCTGCAAGACGATCAGCGAGCTGCAGCAGAAGGCCCGCTTCATGCGCATCAGCCAGGCCGGCCTGCGCGAGAGCCACGTTCACGACGTGATCATCACGCAGGAGGCCCCGAACTACCGGGTCGAGTCGTGA